The nucleotide sequence ATATCGAATATGTGCGACGGGCCCAGCAACAAAGTAGTACCGAAACAATCGAACCCAGGGACCTGCTTGCTACCCTCACCCGGTTTAGTGCCGATACAATTGCGGATGCCATCAAAAAAACAATTCATCTAGATCAATATCATACCCTGTATGTCAGTGGTGGGGGCGCGCACAACCGGGCTTTGATGGGGGAGATCCAACGTCAGGTACCTGATTTCAAGATACTACCTATGCAGGAGCTAGGGGTAGCGGGGGATGCCAAGGAGGCGGTACTTTTTGCTCTACTGGCCAATGAAACTGTGGCCGGAGGAGCGGTTGATTTTGGTGGGCGGCAGGGGGTACCCAGCATTACGATGGGGAAAATCTCGTTCCCGGGATAAATGTCATTGATAGAAACAAATAATAGAGCAAAGGTACCAACGTGTGTAAGAAGCATCAGCCCTCTGGGTGATTCATGATTCAACATCTTCAAATGAAATGAGTAATCCATTATCCTTATATAGATACCTGCCATCTTCTTTCAACCAAAACGATTCCACGACTACTCAAACCAACAATTCAGCGTTAAATGTACGATATCATCATCATCGGCGGCGGCATCGTCGGACTTGCCACTGCCCTGCAATTGAAAGAGCAACGGCCCCAGCTGAAAGTGCTCGTACTGGAAAAAGAGAAACGGGTGGCCGAGCATCAGACCGGCCACAATAGCGGCGTCATTCATTCGGGGCTTTACTACAAGCCGGGCAGCCTGAAGGCCACCAACTGCATTCGGGGCTACCGGATGTTGCTGGATTTTTGCGACCGTGAGGGCATTCATTATGACTTGTGCGGGAAAATTGTCGTGGCTACGCGTCCCGAGGAGGTACCTATTCTTAATGGCCTGCATGAGCGCGGCCTGCAGAATGGTCTGGTGGAAAACCGCAAAATTACCTTGGAGGAAATGCGGGAAATCGAGCCCCACGTGCGGGGCCTGGAAGGAATATGGGTACCCTACACCGGCATCATCGACTACAAGGCTGTATCGGAAAAATATGCGAAGCGAATCAGGGAATTGGGCGGTGAAATCCGGTTGGGCGAGAAGGTTGTCCAGGTACATGCTACCGATGGACGTTCGCAGATCAGCACCGAAAAGGGTGGAGAATATAAGGCAAAACTTATTATCAACTGTGCCGGCCTATACTCCGACAAAGTAGCTCAACTCACGCAGGAAGACTCCATGAAGGTACGTATCATTCCTTTCCGGGGTGAATACTACAAGCTGAAAGCGGAGAAAGAGCATCTGGTCAAAAACCTCATTTATCCCGTTCCCGACCCCAACTTTCCCTTTCTGGGCGTTCATTTTACGCGCATGATCGAAGGCGGCGTGGAGGCGGGCCCTAATGCTGTGCTGGCCTTCCGGCGCGAAGGATACGGCAAGCTAGATATTGATTTTAAAGAATTCATCGAAACGCTGGCCTGGCCCGGCTTTCGGAAAGTCGCGGCCAAATACTGGCAAACGGGGCTAGGTGAAATGTACCGCTCGTTTTCCAAAGCCGCTTTTACTAAAGCATTACAGGAGCTCATTCCCGAGATCCAGGCTGAGGACCTTGAACCTGGCGGCGCGGGCGTCCGAGCCCAAGCCTGCGACTACGACGGCGGACTGCTCGACGATTTCGCCATTCTGGAAAGTACCACAGCCATCAACGTAATCAACGCCCCGTCGCCAGCGGCTACCTCGTCGCTTTCCATTGGGCAGACGGTATCAGAACGGGCATTGGCGCGGTTGTGAGAGTATTTTCTATTTGTGTAGGTAATGGCAATTTTTCTAATGATCCAATTATAACCATCAAATTCATGAAGTATTTTATAGGGCTGATTTGTCTGTTTGCTCCCGCCTACGCCCAAACTCACCACGACTACCAGATCGCCTTCCCAAATGCCGTTCACCACGAGGCAGAGGTGTCAGCCACCTTCAAAGGACTGGAAGATAAGGTACTCGAACTACGCATGAGCCGTACCTCGCCGGGCCGATACGCCATCCATGAGTTTGCCAAGAATGTTTATAACGTCAAGGCCACCGATGAAAACGGCCAAGTACTGTCCGTAACCCGGCCCAACCCCTATCAGTGGAATGTGAGCGGCCACCACGGTACCGTCAAGCTTTCCTATACGCTCTTTGCCAATCGGGGCGATGGTACCTACTCACAAGTAGACGAAACTCACGCGCACCTCAACATCCCGGCTACGTTCATGTACCCTCCGCAATATCCAAATCGGCCTATTAGGGTTCATGTCAAAGTTCGCGACGACCTGAACTGGAAGGTAGCGACGCAACTCAAAGACTTAGGCAACAATACCTACCTGGCGCCTGATTTAGATTATTTCATGGATAGTCCTACTGAAATCAGCAACTTTCAAATTCGGGAATTTATAGAAACCTCCAATGGCAAACCCTATACGATCCGCTTTGCACTGCACCACACAGGAACCGAAGCAGAATTGGATACCTACATGGAAAGTGTAAAGAAGATCGTTAGGCAGGAAAAAGCCGTGTACGGCGAGTTGCCCGATTACGACTTTGGCCAATATACCTTCCTGGCCTGCTACCTGGGCCATGTGTCAGGCGATGGCATGGAACACCGTAATTCCACAGTGCTCACCAGCACCCGGAGCTTGGAGGCAGGAGGTCTGAAGGGCAATGCCGGCACGATTTCCCACGAATTTTTCCACTGCTGGAATGTCGAGCGTATCCGCCCCAAATCCCTGCAGCCCTTTGACTACACTGAAGCCAATATGTCGGGGGAGCTGTGGTTTGCCGAAGGTTTCACACAATATTATACCAGTCTGATCCTTTGCCGGGCGGGTTTGATTACTCCTCAGGAATACGTGGAAGGACTGGCGGGTAGCCTCAATTACGTCTGGAATTCGCCCGCTCATAAGTATTTTACACCCATCGAGATGAGCTACCAGGCACCCTTCGTAGATGCAGCCACCTCGCTCGATCCCGTCAATCGGGAAAATACCTTTATCTCGTACTATACCTACGGCAGTGTACTGGGCCTGGCGCTAGACCTATCCTTACGAAAGTTGGATAAAGGCCTTTCGCTGGATGGTTTCATGCAGGCAGTATGGCTCGCCTATGGTAGGGGCGAGGTACCTTACACAGTCCGGGATCTTGAATTGGCCCTCAGCAGCTATGCCGGGGAAAACTTCGCCCAAGACTTTTTTGGCTCTTATATTTTTAAATCACAGATGCCGGACTACCAGAAATTACTGGCAGACTTCGGGGTAAATCTCAATAAAGCTAATCCCAAAACGGCCAGTTTGGGAGCTTATCTGGTTATCCGCGATGGAGCCGCCCTGGTAGCCTCCAATCCGATCGAAGGTGGCGCCGCCTATCTGGCAGGCCTGGCGCAGGGCGATCGGATCTTATCGCTTGGCTATAAGCCCGTTGGCAATGATACAGACACCCAAAAATTATTGGCCGAGTTTAAGGTAGGCGAAACCGTTGAGGTTATTTTCGAGCGATTTGGAAAAAAGCAGAAATCAGCCGTCACTTTTCAGAGTGACCCATCGTATTCTACTACGCTGAAAACGGAGGTACCGGCCAAAGCTCAGAAAATGCAACAGGAATGGCTGGGAGGCAAATAATAGCAGCGGATTTGCCTGCGTGAGCTTCTCTGCCGTCGCCTTTATCGCTGGATATCGAAACATTAATTTCTTACACTGCCTTGTAATTCAAAATGTTAAACTCTATATTTGCAGTCCCATTTTCAGGTGGGACAGGCATTTTATTGTGTAAAATACTGAATATCAATTATAAAACTTTTTGTTAATCGTGGATACGTTAAGCTACAAAACCATCTCGGCGAACAAAAACACAGTCAAAAAGGAGTGGATCGTGGTGGATGCCAAGGATGTGGTACTGGGCCGTTTGGCCAGTGAAGTAGCCAAAATCATCCGGGGTAAGCACAAACCCGACTTCACCCCGCACGTTGATTGTGGTGATAACGTGATCGTTATCAACGCCGATAAAATCAAACTGACCGGAAAGAAAATGACCGACAAGGTCTATGTTCGGCATACAGGCTATCCAGGCGGACAGCGTTTTCAAACGCCACGCGAATTGTTGGCCAAGCACCCCGAGCGCATCGTCGAGAAGGCCGTCCGGGGCATGCTGCCCAAGAGCCGTTTGGGTCGTCGCTTGTTCACCAATTTGTTTGTGTACGCTGGCGCTGAACACAAGCATGAAGCTCAGCAGCCCAAGCAAGTCAAATTTAATTTGTAAGCCAACAGCACATGGAAGTTATCAACACAATCGGTAGAAGAAAAACCGCCGTGGCGCGGATTTACATGACGCCCGGAAATGGAGAAATTAAGGTCAATGGCCGCGACTACAAAGAATATTTCCCCTTTGAAGTTCACCAGATCATTCTCCAGCAACCTTTCACGACGCTTAACGCGACGGGAACCTACAACCTCAAAGTGAACGTACGCGGTGGCGGCGTGACCGGACAGGCCGAAGCGACCCGCATGGCGATTGCCCGGGCATTGGTTGAGAATAGCGCAGAAAACCGTCCCGCTTTGAAGAAAGAAGGATTCCTTACCCGCGATCCTCGTATGGTCGAGCGTAAGAAATACGGACGTCGGAAAGCTCGCCGGAAGTTCCAGTTCTCGAAGCGTTAATATCTGGCCCATGGCTTATAGCAGCTGGCTGGTAGCTTTTTAGAAATGCGCAGACAGTCCTAGTGCTTCTTAGTATTTTTAAGAAACCCAATAGCCAGTAGCTGATAAATGTCCAGACAGTACTTATCGTGCCCGATGTGCTGTGCTGCGTAATTTTTATTTTTTTATACTCATATTTATTTAATCAGAAATGGCACAAATAGAATATAAGGATTTGCTGGATGCAGGTGTGCATTTTGGCCACCTTACCCGCAAGTGGGATCCCCGCATGGCCCCGTACATTTTCATGGAAAAGAACGGCATCCATATTGTGGATCTGAACAAAACCCTGAGTTGCCTGGATCAGGCCGAGAACGCTATCAAGCAAATTGTCCGGTCCGGTCGTAAGATCATGTTCGTGGCAACTAAGAAGCAGGCCCAGGAAATTGTGACCGAAGAGGCCAAGCGCCTGAAAATGCCCTACGTCACTGATCGTTGGTTAGGGGGTATGCTCACCAACTTCGGTACGATTCGCAAATCACTTAAGAAGCTACAGACGCTCGACAAGATGCTTAGCGACGAAGCTACGGTGAATAATATTGCGAAGCGCGAGCGGCTTATGCTGAGCCGTGAGCAGGAAAAACTGAACAGAGTGTTAGGTGGTGTAGCTGACCTGACGC is from Salmonirosea aquatica and encodes:
- the lhgO gene encoding L-2-hydroxyglutarate oxidase — protein: MYDIIIIGGGIVGLATALQLKEQRPQLKVLVLEKEKRVAEHQTGHNSGVIHSGLYYKPGSLKATNCIRGYRMLLDFCDREGIHYDLCGKIVVATRPEEVPILNGLHERGLQNGLVENRKITLEEMREIEPHVRGLEGIWVPYTGIIDYKAVSEKYAKRIRELGGEIRLGEKVVQVHATDGRSQISTEKGGEYKAKLIINCAGLYSDKVAQLTQEDSMKVRIIPFRGEYYKLKAEKEHLVKNLIYPVPDPNFPFLGVHFTRMIEGGVEAGPNAVLAFRREGYGKLDIDFKEFIETLAWPGFRKVAAKYWQTGLGEMYRSFSKAAFTKALQELIPEIQAEDLEPGGAGVRAQACDYDGGLLDDFAILESTTAINVINAPSPAATSSLSIGQTVSERALARL
- the rplM gene encoding 50S ribosomal protein L13, which translates into the protein MDTLSYKTISANKNTVKKEWIVVDAKDVVLGRLASEVAKIIRGKHKPDFTPHVDCGDNVIVINADKIKLTGKKMTDKVYVRHTGYPGGQRFQTPRELLAKHPERIVEKAVRGMLPKSRLGRRLFTNLFVYAGAEHKHEAQQPKQVKFNL
- a CDS encoding M61 family metallopeptidase, whose product is MKYFIGLICLFAPAYAQTHHDYQIAFPNAVHHEAEVSATFKGLEDKVLELRMSRTSPGRYAIHEFAKNVYNVKATDENGQVLSVTRPNPYQWNVSGHHGTVKLSYTLFANRGDGTYSQVDETHAHLNIPATFMYPPQYPNRPIRVHVKVRDDLNWKVATQLKDLGNNTYLAPDLDYFMDSPTEISNFQIREFIETSNGKPYTIRFALHHTGTEAELDTYMESVKKIVRQEKAVYGELPDYDFGQYTFLACYLGHVSGDGMEHRNSTVLTSTRSLEAGGLKGNAGTISHEFFHCWNVERIRPKSLQPFDYTEANMSGELWFAEGFTQYYTSLILCRAGLITPQEYVEGLAGSLNYVWNSPAHKYFTPIEMSYQAPFVDAATSLDPVNRENTFISYYTYGSVLGLALDLSLRKLDKGLSLDGFMQAVWLAYGRGEVPYTVRDLELALSSYAGENFAQDFFGSYIFKSQMPDYQKLLADFGVNLNKANPKTASLGAYLVIRDGAALVASNPIEGGAAYLAGLAQGDRILSLGYKPVGNDTDTQKLLAEFKVGETVEVIFERFGKKQKSAVTFQSDPSYSTTLKTEVPAKAQKMQQEWLGGK
- the rpsB gene encoding 30S ribosomal protein S2, producing the protein MAQIEYKDLLDAGVHFGHLTRKWDPRMAPYIFMEKNGIHIVDLNKTLSCLDQAENAIKQIVRSGRKIMFVATKKQAQEIVTEEAKRLKMPYVTDRWLGGMLTNFGTIRKSLKKLQTLDKMLSDEATVNNIAKRERLMLSREQEKLNRVLGGVADLTRLPAALFVVDVKREHIAVSEAQRLNIPVFAICDTNSNPDLVDFPIPGNDDAYKSISLLTLAVGKAIEEGLMERKQDKDDQRLAEEEEAKRQSDLRNETESDEETKAAAPKAVVEESDEE
- the rpsI gene encoding 30S ribosomal protein S9 is translated as MEVINTIGRRKTAVARIYMTPGNGEIKVNGRDYKEYFPFEVHQIILQQPFTTLNATGTYNLKVNVRGGGVTGQAEATRMAIARALVENSAENRPALKKEGFLTRDPRMVERKKYGRRKARRKFQFSKR